The following proteins are co-located in the Enoplosus armatus isolate fEnoArm2 chromosome 10, fEnoArm2.hap1, whole genome shotgun sequence genome:
- the ppid gene encoding peptidyl-prolyl cis-trans isomerase D: MSHPTPSDKPSNPENPRVFFDVDIGGERAGRIVLELFADITPKTAENFRALCTGEKGTGKSTGKPLHFKGCPFHRIIKKFMIQGGDFSNHNGTGGESIYGEKFEDENFHYQHDKVGLLSMANAGPNTNGSQFFITTVPTPHLDGKHVVFGQLLKGIGVVKMLEAVNTNDDVPAEPCVIADCGEHKDGDSWGAAPTDGSGDNHPDFPEDSDIDFKDVDKVLSVAEDVKNIGNSLFKNQDWKAAVNKYSKALRYLEVSGEQLEEEAQLKLEPTALSCFLNTAACKLKMQLWQDALDSCNEALELNQANTKALFRRAQAWQGLKEYSKAMIDLKKAQEITPEDKAVSNEMKRVQLKIQEEKEKEKKIYAKMFA; the protein is encoded by the exons ATGTCTCACCCAACACCGTCTGACAAGCCTTCAAACCCTGAAAACCCTCGTGTCTTCTTCGATGTGGACATTGGTGGAGAAAGAG CTGGCCGAATAGTTCTGGAGCTGTTTGCTGACATCACCCCCAAAACTGCTGAAAACTTCCGGGCACTCTGCACTGGAGAGAAAGGCACTGGCAAATCGACCGGGAAACCGCTGCACTTCAAAGGATGCCCGTTCCACAGAA TCATCAAGAAGTTCATGATCCAAGGAGGTGACTTCTCCAACCATAATGGCACTGGGGGTGAGAGCATCTACGGGGAGAAGTTTGAGGATGAAAACTTCCACTACCAG CATGACAAAGTGGGTCTGCTCAGCATGGCCAATGCCGGGCCAAACACCAATGGCTCACAGTTCTTCATCACGACTGTCCCCACGCCACACTTAGATGGCAAGCATGTCGTCTTCGGACAATTGTTAAAAGGGATAGGAGTCGTAAAAATGCTGGAGGCCGTTAATACTAACGATGACGTCCCTGCCGAG CCATGTGTCATAGCAGACTGTGGTGAGCATAAGGACGGGGACAGCTGGGGAGCTGCACCAACCGATGGATCAGGGGACAACCACCCAGACTTCCCAGAGGACTCCGACATCGACTTTAAGGAT GTTGACAAAGTTCTGTCTGTTGCTGAGGATGTGAAGAATATTGGAAACAGTCTTTTTAAGAATCAAGACTGGAAGGCTGCTGTCAACAAATATAGCAAAGCCCTCAG GTACCTGGAGGTGAGtggagagcagctggaggaggaggcgcaGCTGAAGCTGGAGCCCACAGCCCTCAGCTGCTTCCtcaacacagcagcatgtaaGCTAAAGATGCAGCTGTGGCAGGATGCTCTGGACAGCTGTAATGAG GCTCTAGAGCTGAACCAAGCGAACACTAAGGCACTTTTCCGGAGGGCCCAGGCCTGGCAGGGGTTAAAGGAATACAGCAAAGCCATG ATTGATCTGAAGAAAGCTCAGGAAATAACTCCAGAAGACAAAG CTGTGAGCAACGAGATGAAGAGAGTCCAGCTTAAAATccaagaggagaaggagaaagaaaagaaaatctatgCCAAAATGTTTGCATAA
- the LOC139291050 gene encoding protein SPMIP2 has product MMQKSDAAPQHGQRMIFTGPDGIGDYRPRSNYFPRYIGVGASSPEATGDLSYLCRAAPHAPPPMPKQSYVGEVGWGWQYNQLLNSGTLHSNMQIKKTELRTVLEDRVTHRFQNKQMTDDSLQVNTKFHRDSQS; this is encoded by the exons atgatgcaaaagAGTGACGCAGCTCCACAGCATGGACAAAGGATGATTTTTACAG GCCCAGATGGAATTGGAGACTACAGGCCGAGATCAAATTATTTCCCCCGGTACATCGGTGTGGGCGCCTCATCACCTGAGGCCACAGGTGACCTCAGTTACTTGTGCCGAGCCGCGCCACATGCGCCCCCTCCTATGCCCAAGCAGAGCTATGTGGGGGAGGTTGGCTGGGGCTGGCAGTATAACCAGCTGTTGAACAGTGGGACGCTGCACAGCAATATGCAAATTAAG AAAACGGAGTTACGGACAGTGTTGGAGGACAGAGTGACTCACAGGTTCCAgaacaaaca AATGACGGATGACTCACTCCAAGTCAACACCAAGTTtcacagagacagtcagagctAA